GTGGTTCGCTTCAGCGACGCGGTGTCGGCACGCaagtggacggcggcggcagactGGGCCACGACAGCGAGCGGACAGATGCGACGACCACACGCCAGAGAGAGAGCCGACGGCTTATCGTTTTGTTTTGCGGGCTCAGCGGCGCCGTTGGCTCTCGCGGGCTGCCCGCGTAGGCCCGCTTCACCAACGCGGGCTGAAATTGCAGTGTCTCGCGGGCACGCGGTGCGGGTTTGCCCAGCGGGTTAGCGGCAGAACCCGCCCCGCTTGCATCCATAccggcaagagagaagggatttccttctaatctcttgctGACACCAAGGTtctaaaaaacgctagacgctaggcGAACGCTTACCTATGGTgtagagttttttgtgattaaacatAGATTGAACATGATTAAATGTGTGTTGTaattaaacgacactgtgattaaacgcaacgcttggccaccgttcagcgtttaatcaagattaaacgatgtttaaaaacattttttagaACACTCCTGAGTCCTGACACATGGCAGACATCCTCTTGCGCAAACGCCTTCTTCCCGAGCGGCGGCAAGGCTACTACTGCAGGGATGACTGGACGCCAGCAGCTCGCCGTTGCCTGCAGCTGCGCGCGCCGCTACCTGGATGCCATCCACGCCCCAGTAGAAGAGGCCCGCAGCACTCTGGGGGCGGTAAACGACGGGAAGGAGACGGGCGCCGAACTCACAGGAATGACCCGTGGCGCGGAGAAACTCTCCGGCACGACCGGAACCGCCGCCGGAAAGGCCGGGATGCCCCGGACCCATGGCTGCACGGAGAGCGATGGCCTGCCTGCGAGCGCTGCCAGACGCGCTGAGAGGTCGTCTATCTGGCGCTGCATGCTGTAGACGGCCGTCGTCAACGCGTTGAGAGCGCTTGTGGGAGGCGTAGACTGCTgcgcaggcagcggcggcgtggtggccgtGGCGGTGTTGAAAACTGGCGGCGCGACGGGTGAACCAAGgccagccatggccgccgttgTGGGGAACATGGCCGGCGCAACAAGGGCAGCAGAGTGGGCAGATCGGGGCCTGATCTCTGATACCAAATTGTTATGGTGGCTGCTGGGCTGAGAtcgtgagagagggagagggcgcgattgctagggttttgggcgccgggggaggccggccgcAGGGCTTtgcccacggccggcaagagagaagggatttccttctaatctcttgcttTAGATTGGtacatctcctctccttatatagagagatatacttgacccctaagcaagcgactaattaaccctaatgggctaaggcccaataggcccttgactcctctaacaaAGACACACAGTAAGTAGTAGTTAGATAGGGTGATGATTTGATCTTCTACAATTTCCATCAATCTCAATGGGGATGCCCTTGGGTAAAGATTACCATAATCAGGAACAGTACTGTAAAATGACTCCCAAGATTAGTCATGTAAGAATTAGCAATCTGCCTTTCCCAGTGCCGTCTCAACCCTCTGCCTCCCTGGGGCTGTCTGGTAGCTGAGCACTGCTGGGGGGCGCAGCTATCCAGTCGCGCCAATGAATTACAAGACCCCTTCTAACACACTCAAACACACCACAGCTCTCTCCTGCAGTAGAATCCTTTCCACCAATCTACCAATTCACTCGAATATAGGGTATGAGGACAGGACCCACTCCCCTACCCACGCCTGCACAGATCATTAGAAATTTAATACTACCCACTCTAttacacaacaacaacaacaacaacaacaacaacatagccttttttcccaagcaagttggggtaggctagagatgaaaccaaaaagaaataaaggtcatggttcaggcacattgatagctagtctccaagcgctcctatccaaagctatctctttagagatattccaatccttaaggtctctcttaaccgactcatcccaagtcagtttaggtctacctctacccctctttacattatcgacccgctcaagaaccccactacgcaccggcgcctcaggaggcctccgttggacatgtccaaaccatctcagccgatattgagtaagtttctcctcaattggtgccaccccgaccctatcccaaATAGCTTCGtttcggactctatccctccttgtgtgcccgcaaaaccaccgcaacatttgcatctctgctacactcagttgctggacatgtcgcctttttgtaggccaacattcagcatcgTATAACATCGCTgggcgaattgctgtcctatagaacttgccttttagcttttgtggcaccctttcgtcacaaaggatgccagaagcttgacgacatttcaaccagccagctgaaattctatgcctaacatagAATACTACCCACTCTATTAAATTGAGCAAAATTTCACTATACTCAACTCATGTTGACAACATAGAATTCTAACGACATTAATTAAATGTGTTGGGCATGATTCAATAATATAAAGGACCTGCTTTGCACAGATTGGGAAACTAGATGCACAAGCAGACTCCATATGCATGAAGAAAATGAATGAAGCCTTGACGACCAAAAGTTTAGTGTTGGAATTTCAACCTAGTGTTGACACCATAAATTTTAATAGCTCAACTGAAACTTGGGGGTGCGGAGCTGGCAGGACCAACTGCACAGGTGAGTCCACTTGCAATGTAGGGGTAATGGATAATATTATCTACTTGTAGGTCAACACATATCCACTTATAGACACTCTCTATTATAGCTATGGACGTATAGGTAAGATTCTGATGGGTATGGATGTTAATCGAGTTTCCCACACCTACCAAAACAGAAAACATCTGAATTCACAGCCCAAATGCATGTAAAAAGTACCACAAAATACTGTCTTTAACATAAGGCGCACCAAGTTGTTATGATTTATGAATTATGATCGCTGACATATACATGCAACAAAGAACAAACACATACCAAGCAAACCACAATTGGTTTAATAATGTTAGCGCCTCCCTAAGAATCTGTGCACGCCCCGCCTCTATTTCTAATTATTTTATCACACTCTGAACATGTGGATGCATTCATCTACGGGATGCCAAAGATAGATGAAACATTCTACTTATGGCCACATATCATAGGGCATCTTAGCTAGTACCAAGATAAAAGAATATTGTCCATAAACTCCAAAATAGATTAATAGAATAGACAGGACAAGATATATAAGCATCATAATGAGAATACTTACAGATCTAGAACATGATCAGCATTTATGACCTAATAAACCCCATTTAATTGGGCATTAACAGTAAAGGCATCATAGGGAAGAATGACCTAGGACATGATTTTGCAAGGAAATAACAACAAAGGAAAAGGACAACATCATGCAACAAGATAAAGAATAATTCTTACTTGCAACTGACTGCGAAGAACCACTGACTTTGACTCCTGTCatataagaaaaaaaacatacagTTCTGAACAGCACAAGGCATGTAATTGAAATGGAGCATTGGTGGGATAAAGAAAGCCTCAAGACCTGTTCGCTGAGAGCTTCTTTTAATTGATTGATCAGGGATATCCTGGCCACATCTACACTTTCAAGTTGTTCGATGCACTGCTTTAGGGTCATTTCTTGTTCTTGAAGGTCAGAAATCAATGTTGATGCTGGCTGATTACcttatgaaaaaaaatacaggacaaaaaaaaacagagcacaTAAGAGTGCTGTCAAACTTTATTCAACAGTAAATATTCACAACACTAAATATGAGCAAGAAATGTCCTTACCATTGGTGCTAGCATCGTTTATATCTTTATTTATCCTCTCCAAAACACCAACAGTACTCTTACATTTGTTTAAAGCTGTGTCTTCATCAAAATGTTGATCAAGGACCGATTGGTATGCAGTCACAATCTTTTCAGGCATCCCACCAACAGTAAGTTTCTACAGCAAAAGCCAACAAATAAGAAGGTGCTCTAATATACAACCCAATAAGTTAGATTTACGCAGGAGAGTAAGCATTACTTTTACTGTTGTACCAGAATCCTTCCGTGAAACTTTGGAATTTGAAGGGGGATTAGAGCTAGGATTTGAACTATTCCCGTTGTTATCCAATATATGAGGGTTGTCACCAAGAATGCCATCTTTCAGACTTTCGATACGGGCCCCAAAAACCTTGCGTTCATCCCAAATTCCTATCTGTAATTCCGAAAAAAATAGCAAGATAtacttagtttttttttacttgTAATAAACGATAAGTGAATGAATAAATTTACCATCAGTAATTCCATAATCAATATAGTCATGCTATGAATAGGAACTTTCCTTACAGAGTGTTGATGAAGGTCCAAGCAAACTATGACTcacaaacactatgcaaatACTTTATACATATAATACCAGTGGAAGAGTCTGAATCGATGTTTCTGGCAGCTGACTAGCAACATATCAAGCAAGACACTCATTTGAGGAATAATGTACTCATTAAACCCAACACTCCTAGAAATAGAGGAATTAGGCTAGAAACTAAGAAGGGTATCTGCTTTTCCTGAACACGCAGGAAAGCAGCGTATCAAAAGGTTAATTGTTTTACTAATTGATGCATCTGTAGTATTAAGCTCACATTTTCTCTACACATGATTATATAAATCAAAATACAATGCACCATGCCCTGATGCACATGACTATGATCACATCATCAAAATACATCAGagcaaacgaaagtgctatctAGAATCCAGTTAAGCGTACCATGGGAGTAATAAGGCTAGTTGAATAATATAGAGCAGCAATAGCATATGGCTCAAATAATTTCCCATGACAAACTAAACCAATGATGGTCAATCCAATGGTACTGGCACATTTACATCCTCCTGAATTCTTGGATAATGTTCTTGGACAACTCTAGAATAAAAGGAGCTGGTGGAACGCGAAAAGTTAATTACGTAGCAGTGAAATATGATGAAACTTACTAATCTTGCCACTACTTTCTTTCCATCTTCTCCCCCGTTTTCATAGAAATGTTTCAGTGATCTAGGTAGAACCCTCCAGAACTCATTCACAAAGTCTCCTCCCTTGCGTTTGCTGTTTTGCAGGATATCATTCGATAGATACAGGAATGATACTTTCTTATCCTTCGTTGCACTATTAAACTGCTTTTCCCATGTGTCTACAACCCTTTTGGCCCTCTTGCGGTGAAAAATGCACCATTGTGAAAGTGCTGCACAAGAATTAAGGAATACAAAAAAAGAACTACTAATGCAATCTCTAAATGCAAACTTACACAGGAAAAAGGGCAATTCTAGTAAAAAAGGACAAAACAAGAACATACACAGTATATCTCACAGTTCCTCGCTTAGATATGGAGTGGCATATACAACATATGGCATGCAATTCCTCACAAATAAGCAGCACAATAATATTGAAATCATAGGATTCTCTTTTCCTACGGTCAATAAAGAAGGGCATGCAGAATGCTAATACTGCAGACTGTACCTTTACTTCAAACTCCAAACATATGCCTTACAGAATTTGTTTAATCAATAGGGGGTCACGGGTGTAGGAAGTATCTTCATCTCACTGGTTAGTTGGCTCAAAATGAAGATATACAGGCATAATATAAAAAGGTGAAGTAGTTTTCACAATACATTTTCAGTGCAATAATATGCGGCCACAATTTATTTTGGACATGGCATAGTTAACATAAGGTTATCAGATCAGAATACCATAAAGTTCAATCAACGAACCAAGAGTAAAAACGGCTTACTAGTTACTATCATAGTACATAAATAAAAGCAACCAGAGCAAGCTAATTTGGCAGTTAGAACTTAGAACCACCTCACCAATATTTAGCTCCTTAGTCCTCAGTGAAGGATATGTCATATAATTGTTTTCCTCACTTAATTGGCAAACTGAACAAGATGGCAGAAAGACATAGTGATTATTAATATATGCAATGTAGAGTCCTAGGAGTTCCTGTTATCATTTCCATTTCACAAAGGGAACAGCCTCAAAAGATTATGAAAATCATATTTATAGAGATGGTAACCAAGCATTGCCATTAACAACAATAATAACAAAGCCTTTTAGTCACCAGAAGTTGGTGTAGGCTAGAGCTGAAAACAAACAGAAGCCAGCAATAAAGGGGACAAAGAAGTAAAAGAGAAAAGGGTATTAGTGACAGTAAGATGATGGTAATAGTGCTATTAGCAAGATGATGGTAGCCTAGATCACCTTTTGAGCTAATGGAAgtgaggccctgtttggttccagggacttattttaagtccctggaactttttagtatttagaagtattaaataaatgttaattataaaactaactgcagaaccctggggctaaactgcgagacgaatctaatgaggtatattaatctatgattagcgaatggttattgtagcatcactgtagcaaattatgaattaattaggctcattagattcgtctcgcgaattagcactcagctgtcaaaaaacatttataaacagattttatttaatactataaaatagtaagattctttttgatgtgatagggacttatgAAAAAAGTCTGGGAGCCAAACAGGGCCTGAAACACATGGAGTCCTGATTTCTACGCCTTTAAGTCCAAGGGTAAAAACACTTAAAAAATCAAGCTCATTagatatccaaaacttttaCCATGATGTATTTACATTAACAATACTATTTTTCTCAAATAAACTGCCTGAGAAAGACactaaaatcaagaaaaatgtcTGACAGTGCGGTAACCATAAAATCACATTGTCATATAGATTCGATAAATTCATACGCAAAGAGGATTTTTAACTTCTATTCATGTGCACCAGAAAACTAACAAGAAGACAATAAGCACTGCACGGAATGGAACAGGCCACTTAGTATGCCCAATGAAATCTCCTGAGCAGTTCTACTCATAGACATTGCAATTTGCATGTTAGGCCTACTTAACCAAAAGAATATGAAACGGACAGCAACACCTAGGCTTCGGGATTTGCGAGCGTGCAAGAAAGTAACCACAGAAAAAAGGATACTCTGAATACTCGCCGCTGAGCTGTTGAGCTTGTTGAGCTTCTCGACCagcctctgctcgctgaaggagCCGCCTACCCCGAagcccgctgcgccgccgccggcgtcccccGTTTCCGCGTCTGCATCCGCCTTCGCGCCCGCCATCACGAAGGCTCCAACTAATTCAGCTCCCTCGCGGTAACCCCAAAAACCTAGACAAATGTGTAGTCTTCGCAAGATCGAACCAATCTTGCGcgtaaaaattcataaaaaatccCAGAAAATCAGAAATTTTGGGATTATGGTGAGAGATTGAAACTCGGAGTTGTAGGGGGTAGAGATGCATACCTCGGTAGCGAGTCCCTGAGCTTGAGCGTGCCGCCGCGGAtgagaaggggaaggggaaggggaaggggagcggggaggaggggggaaGCCGAGAGGGTTTGGTTTTGCTGCGGTGGCTTTCCACCCTTTTCTTTCCCCCTTGCCCTTTGGGCGTGCGTGTGTGTTTCTGGGGTTttcattttctttatttttttgtgcGAAAATATTGATGCCGGTTATTTTGTGCGAAAACCTAGGATAGATGGTGTAAAGAAAACTGATATATTGACAAAGCAAAGGGATGGTAATGAAAGAAAATACGTATATCATGACACACGATAGTGAGATTATTATTGTGTCGGTATCTTATTAAAATTCGAAGAAAaacttatagaaaaatatatgtgTGTTAAGATTAGAATAATATTGTCTGATTGCATCCTAGCTTAGTGTTAGCTTAATGCCATGTAAACGTTATATGAAGAAAATACTATTAGTGAAGAAATGTATATGCTATGAgttcagagaaaaaaaaaacagtataTTCTACCACTATTGCCATCGGTTCTATGAAGTTAAAGATGGATGGATCATTAAGGAACAATACTTAAGTTGCGAGTTTAGAAATAAATCACCACACTGTATGTTAGAGTAACTCCAGAAGACCCTCAACCTCTTATCTCAAATTTAGAGGCTTAAGTTAAAAGGATACACTCCAGCAGACCCTCAATTTTGGGAGGTCTTCAAATTCCCTCCTCCACCATCCTCCATTCCTAATGGGCACCATCCTCCATTCCTAGTGGGGTCTCTAGAGAGCCCTCTATTGTAAGTTAAAATTGAGAGCTATTGTTGGAGTTGGAGCAAATTTGAATGCTCCTAAAAAATAGAGGCAACCCTCATTAGCATTTGGAGAGTCTGATTTAGGGACTATTGCTGGAGTTACTCTTATTTGGCCCGTTCACTTCAGATTTGTCTGTAGCTGTGTTGTGTAAAGTCCAAACATTCACATGTTGTGTAATGAAAGctcaaaatattttatatttttaaaaataatttcttttctataagttataattttttttcttgttgagGCAACGTGTGGCCCATGCGTGAGATATTTTATTGATTATTTTTGTTGGATTGACTACAATTAGATCAAATTTAAGACCCGaatcaaattttattaaagtattcttttataattcttTTGAATGAAATGACTTATTATATTGACTACTTTGTTCTAATTAAGTAAATGCTCGCTCAAAATCGTAAATTAGTGAGTTACGCaacatatatttattttttaaggGCTACTAGGCAACATATATTGGTTGGTCAATGGTTCAGCTATTTGACCGGACCTCAGCTGAAAACGTAACTTGATGTGCTAGGTAGGctacatacacatacacattgTTAGATGAATGATTTCAGCCACTTGAGGTAAACTTGTCAGCTGAATTAAAGATACAACTTGATGCGCTAGCTATGTATATTGGTAGTCACGTTGAAGATCTGTCAGATTTTGCTCCGTGGCATGTAATGTTGGAAGTTTCACTCTGGGAGGAGCCGCTTGTGCAGTGCGATCGTCAGATACGGAGAAGACGATTACGCTTGATGAAGCGCCAACGTCTGTATCGTCAGCAGGTTCCAAGCGGTAGAGTtgctggccggcggcgaagtTGCCGAGCAGCTGGTACGAGCTCGGCGAGCCATCCATGGTTAAGCAAAGGTAATCGGTGCCTGAATCGTCAATGGTGATTGATCAGCAGCATTTCGAGCTAACGAGAGAAGGAATTAAGTGAGGAACGATTACGTGGTAATAAAGTCTGCACGTACAGGCGGCGAGCTCCTTTTGGGTGCGGTAGAGGAACTGCAGCACGTCGGCGGCCTCCTCCCGGAACCGGGAAAAGGGGTCGTCGTCGTGGAGGTTGAGTTTGCGGAGCTTGCAGAGACCCTCGCCGAGCTCCATCATCGCGCCGCGGTGGTTCTGAACGCGGGTTGTTGGCGTGAAATGCAGAATAATTCATCGACCGATTGCAGCTGGCATGCGTATGCAGTCCCCGAATCCAACAATTATATTCGTCCGGACCTGGTTGAAGAGGTGGTGGAAGCCGACGGCGCACTGGAGGAGGCCGTGGAGGAGCGTCCTTGCGGGGTCCTCGGCGCCGTACCAGAGCTCCTCCACCACGTCGTGGCACGCGTGGTACTCGCCGCGGTTgaacagcgccaccgccgcgtcgaACCCAGCAGCAGTTGCCGACGACgatgggtcctcctcctcctcctcgtcgtcgtcgtcgggagGCGGGCGCTCGCCCCGCGCCGtgaggagccggcggcggcagcggaggtcgGCGTTgcgcgccccgcagcagcctctGCCGCGGTGCAGGTGGTATATGCTTGAAGAAGGAGAGGGTCGCGGTGGTGGTCGCAGACGGGGCGAGAAGAgcgtcgtcgcggtcgcggccaccatcatggtggtggtggtgggcgcgAGGCCGGCGTAGATGCGCGCCGCAGAGCCGGCCATGGAGATGGAATGCAAGGATCGCTGGGTGGGGGTGGGAGTGGGAGTCGTCGTGTCGTGTgtggccacc
This genomic interval from Panicum virgatum strain AP13 chromosome 8K, P.virgatum_v5, whole genome shotgun sequence contains the following:
- the LOC120646041 gene encoding formin-2-like isoform X2, with protein sequence MAGAKADADAETGDAGGGAAGFGVGGSFSEQRLVEKLNKLNSSAASIQTLSQWCIFHRKRAKRVVDTWEKQFNSATKDKKVSFLYLSNDILQNSKRKGGDFVNEFWRVLPRSLKHFYENGGEDGKKVVARLIGIWDERKVFGARIESLKDGILGDNPHILDNNGNSSNPSSNPPSNSKVSRKDSGTTVKKLTVGGMPEKIVTAYQSVLDQHFDEDTALNKCKSTVGVLERINKDINDASTNGNQPASTLISDLQEQEMTLKQCIEQLESVDVARISLINQLKEALSEQESKSVVLRSQLQVARAEAELVIQLRQQLGGALATSATQSSPSPLMITPPEKTAGMVQGSGVRSTPPQSQPPPPATSLPPTVSAVGDESKRSAAAMADKLASLSAPVLSSILSSLAAEQAASINGGPPSGEFSGGPPGFQIEKRPRLEKQAGDMGVLPFFGQAPQVQQQIGAVPTTLGGTQPPTPVSFPPPPPPLPSLLPPLLQQFGQNTGGMIGMGGPFGMMASSMPPPPPLSNIMPAGFPGPSGPPPPPPPPPAQSQPQQQQQSPQAPQQSPTSTGFFQSSGMSFFPPVQVQQSPSAQRQ
- the LOC120646041 gene encoding regulation of nuclear pre-mRNA domain-containing protein 2-like isoform X1 gives rise to the protein MIYVFSFITIPLLCQYISFLYTIYPRFSHKITGINIFAQKNKENENPRNTHARPKGKGERKGWKATAAKPNPLGFPPPPRSPSPSPSPSHPRRHAQAQGLATEIGSILRRLHICLGFWGYREGAELVGAFVMAGAKADADAETGDAGGGAAGFGVGGSFSEQRLVEKLNKLNSSAASIQTLSQWCIFHRKRAKRVVDTWEKQFNSATKDKKVSFLYLSNDILQNSKRKGGDFVNEFWRVLPRSLKHFYENGGEDGKKVVARLIGIWDERKVFGARIESLKDGILGDNPHILDNNGNSSNPSSNPPSNSKVSRKDSGTTVKKLTVGGMPEKIVTAYQSVLDQHFDEDTALNKCKSTVGVLERINKDINDASTNGNQPASTLISDLQEQEMTLKQCIEQLESVDVARISLINQLKEALSEQESKSVVLRSQLQVARAEAELVIQLRQQLGGALATSATQSSPSPLMITPPEKTAGMVQGSGVRSTPPQSQPPPPATSLPPTVSAVGDESKRSAAAMADKLASLSAPVLSSILSSLAAEQAASINGGPPSGEFSGGPPGFQIEKRPRLEKQAGDMGVLPFFGQAPQVQQQIGAVPTTLGGTQPPTPVSFPPPPPPLPSLLPPLLQQFGQNTGGMIGMGGPFGMMASSMPPPPPLSNIMPAGFPGPSGPPPPPPPPPAQSQPQQQQQSPQAPQQSPTSTGFFQSSGMSFFPPVQVQQSPSAQRQ
- the LOC120646043 gene encoding uncharacterized protein LOC120646043, translated to MAGSAARIYAGLAPTTTTMMVAATATTLFSPRLRPPPRPSPSSSIYHLHRGRGCCGARNADLRCRRRLLTARGERPPPDDDDEEEEEDPSSSATAAGFDAAVALFNRGEYHACHDVVEELWYGAEDPARTLLHGLLQCAVGFHHLFNQNHRGAMMELGEGLCKLRKLNLHDDDPFSRFREEAADVLQFLYRTQKELAACTDYLCLTMDGSPSSYQLLGNFAAGQQLYRLEPADDTDVGASSSVIVFSVSDDRTAQAAPPRVKLPTLHATEQNLTDLQRDYQYT